taacaattgtgttcgacggacactgttcAACCGTATGGACGCACCTCAACAGATCAACAGCCCTCTAATTTTTTCACGAAAGGTTTCAGATACTTCCTTGGATTCCTATCCTAGATTGACTTCAAATTCCGACCAAGTGCCTTGGAATTCAGTGATGCAGTGGTATATCATGATAAAAGCTCAGAACATTCTTATTCCAGATACAACTTCATAATAAACTATTTACTGTTCAATATACATATTCTAACattgtaaatattttcttttaatttcggtataaattttactttatttacCTTTCATATTTATTGGCTTTTAGTAATGCATCTTCAGCAATTTTCTGGTAGTTTTTGTTTTTCCTTGATCAATAAGCAATAGCTCTGCAGATTGTTCACTTTCCTATAAACTAGTCTctagatatttaaaaaatatttggcCTACCATTGTCCACCTTAACTTAAACCCCATTTTTCTTTTCATCCATTtcctgatttaattttttttttaattactaccaGATATTTTAACAATATACTTAATATTAATATACCCATTTCATTTAGATTACCTTTTATTTAAAGTTGTAATCCATTCATTCACtaaatatttaatcattttttaATGTTTCATGGATGGTATAAGGGTATAAGGATACATACTTTCATACCCTGAAAGATTCATCCATAAAAAGGTGATACTCTGGATAATGGTGGCAAAAGTAGGATGAAAGAACGATACATTTGATTCCTTACTGGTTTATTTATATAAGTTATGAATAAATACAGAGTTTTGCATCAAATTAGCTGTCCTTAGTTGTAGTAAGACCTCCTTGGGGCAGCATACCTGCCAGACTCGCGGGACTCGAAGGATTCGTCGGAATCGGGGAAGCGAGCCTCTCCCTGGTAAGTCACTTCGGCGATGTATCCATCGTCGCCGTCGACGTGGAAGGCtaccttctgcaggcgaccgtcggggagctggacgaagtaggatccctgagtgtcgtcgccgtcacgggcttcctggtgtccGAAGTCGTTGCGGGAGGGGGCGTGGTTAACAGCCCAGTTGAAGTTGTATTGAGCCTCACTGGACTCGTAGGACTCAGAAGACCCAGATGAGTACTGAAGAGGAAATTAGAATATTATTGATTATGTTCTGATTAActcttattttgatatatttttccttCTAAAAACGTACATGGAAATTTTATTATAAAGTCAATAACTATATGAAATATAGAGACCATAttatcggagattgtttcattatgcaCACACATTTACTTACTCTTACTCTTGGCCTGGGTGGAGAATAGGAATATCTTTCGAAGCTGTCTGCAGCAGCAAGAGCAGCCAAGCCCAACACAACCAAAATAACCTGAGGAAAGAATCATATTTTGTTAGTATTTCAATCAAAGCTTTTCGGTATTATCaaacaaacaaaggaacaaaagaatTTAATACAAATATCTTTATAGACAGATCAATGGACTGTGAATATTGGAGGTTTGTATTACCTTATAATGCATCGTGTTCTTTTTGAGGTACCAAGAATAGTTACtgtcttttcctcttctttctctcGGTATATATACTCAAAGGCAAGGTAAACAGGCCGCCTCCCATGCGTCTCTTACCAGTTTTTCCCGCCTCAATTTCCAAACGTTTCCCGACCTTGCGCTATTTTTTGCAGCTCTGGAAAGAGAATGGAATTAATAACTTCTTGCCGATGACGTTGATGATAATTTATACACGTAACAGGGCTATTATATATTCGAAGTTATCCAGTACTTTTCTCTCTTGatgtattaaaagaaaagaaaactgtgtatTGAAGTAAAACTTATAGTATTTGATAGAATTATTCAACGGTTTCCATGTGTTTTGACAAAAGAAATTTTCGGGGAAAATGTAGACTATTTCAGTTATGTAGTTACATATTTTTTATTGCGTATTACTTTCACTGTTGTTATCAATTTTCCTActtgtttcatcattattatcatgaccATACTTTAAAAtgtacatagataaaaaaaaatgatcatgattattattattgaaatattttagataTACATCGATACAAAAATATGTAATTCAAACTGTATGTTGATCATCTAAGAGTTTTCACACGGTGGTAATATGatgatatcaaaatattaattttatacataATTGTAGTGGGgatgataataacattaaattcTTGATATCAACTTTTATTAAAGaacttaaaaataatttgaatagttTCTGTTATTTTAAAGGAAAATTGacttttccattcatatatatatatttttgggctcaagccatgtcgtcctgatggaagttccaatagggtagcttcctagggtatattacaactacggcgatattcccagagaatttaccttaaggtaccagaattctaactcctggagcgagtatccctcgtgaaagggatatcgcgacatatcagaggacgtattctagacacgtcacatggcaatctacatcctggacagagatttcgtctcgtaggaggtgattggcgagatacgaattcgggaaagaaaaaaggggagccgctcccaaggcttccttatcccccgattcgtatgcgtgcctggcgccaatcctggcgccatctgtattcctttttgcgtagcttaacaactcggtgttttttcctgtttttctcgcaaatcttggatttattcggcttttcatggcttctccgtcttcgttggcctctgataaattgagcattcattctatgtaccttatctgggataattctaatagaattgttcctttatgcaagctatgttgcattggttttcctcctatgcggatataaaacctttgtccaatacaagtattgtgcggaaaactggtcgatatttcatattgacgcagtggttctttacaaactatgctttacttaatatagggcgagaccactatattagcttgcctggtattcatacatagatatatgtactcttcgagacttttccagagtctagtaggactcttccctgtagggggcaggaagctctaacatagtttatagttagttgaaaagatgtataacggtaacatcttaggtctctaggtctagtcgaccgggaaaaaattacctccggggagtacggcacgttctgagaatccacagatacagtaatgctctggtacacttccatcaggacgacatggcttgagcccaaaaaacggattttgagcgaagcgaaaaatctatttttgggtgagatggccatgtcgccctgatggacccgcccttgcctttctaagaaagggctgtaggacccctccctacatacagtatctgtagcacctcgtgtacgctacaaggaatacagatggcgccaggattggcgccaggcacgcatacgaatcgggggataaggaagccttgggagcggctccccttttttctttcccgaattcgtatctcgccaatcacctcctacgagacgaaatctctgtccaggatgtaaattgccatgtgacgtgtctagaatatgtcctctgatatgtcgcgatatccctttcacgagggatactcgctccaggagttagaattctggtaccttaaggtaaattctctgggaatatcgccgtagttgtaatataccctaggaagctaccctataggaacttccatcaggacgacatggccatctcacccaaaaatagatttttcgcttcgctcaaaatccgttatatatatatatagatatatatatatatatatatatacatatatatgaatatatatatatatatatacatatatatataaatatatatatatatatatatatgtgtgtgtgtgtgtgtatactgtatatagatatataaatatatatatataaacatatatatatatacatatatatatatatatatacatatatatatatatatatatatatatttatatattaatatatatatatatatatatacatataaatatatatgtatatatattggtaaagaAATATGATGCTTGAGCTTTTGTCTACATGAAGCGGACACTCAGGAGAGGGCATCCTTACGTGAGCAGCACTGGCTGAAAAATGTATTCTGTCATTTAGGAATAGAGAGTTAGATCattctttatcaagaaaatatCATCTTTTACAAAAAAGGTAATGAATactcatatgtctatatatatatatatatatatagatagatagatagatatatatatatatatatatgcatatatatagatatatatatatatatatatgtatgtatgtatatatatatatatatgtatgtatatatatatatatatatatagatgtgtgtgagtatatatatatatatatatacatatataaatatatattttatatatatatatatatatattcatatatatatatatatatatgtttatatatatatatatatatatattcgtatatatatatatatatatatgtgtgtttatatatatatatatatatatacccatttataaGTGTATACATTAATACCTATATTATCATCACCTACATCAAAAGCCGTAACTTATCCTCTGCAGGACAATgagcttagacatgtccttccattcctgtCTGATTGTGGTATTTCTACgatattcttagctcgtcattccattgtcttttcttccttcccctgtttcttttgcaatctttagggatccattctatcattcttaatatccatttgttatctatcattctcataatATGTTTAGGCTACGTCCATTTCTTTATTTCCCCCCCGTATCTTTGTTgttcttttttctgtcttttagtgttactcttatcattattcttttcttagCTCTTGGAGTTGtatctaacttatgttctaaggctttagtaaggctccaagttctgaAGCATAGTTTAATACTGGGAGGATCAtcttatcaaatacttttcttttttagagaaaatggcattttatttttcatattctcattctgGTTATCagatgctctccatcccatgcttatccttcatttaattttgatctcatatcctggagaaacacttactgtctgtcctaagaacaAGTAATCCATAACAATATCTTGAAGTTCGTCCATTACCCTTATGAATTTTGTTGACTCTAAACGAgcctgtatgaaacatgtgcggggaggctgttaggttgtaactgagaggcaatgTGATTCCAAGTAAACTCTCCTAAAGAGACATCAAGTTTATATACCagaacttgcgagcaagaacgtcacaaaaattcaaacaaaataaaacatgagctagcatgcttacacaggttggtctattaacagtgcaggaaagagcgagtgataagacaaaaaagcaaaaccgttacagtgtaccagcatgtatgaaacacgtgcggtacatctctgcattttcattgaaccttatgttagttttactcatattcattttcaatctgaTATTCCTGAAGTAGGCGTGGTTTGGCCTGGAAATCAAGCATGTGATTCTgttcattttattttctaaatatagaCCTTTAGTTGATAAATCATTTGCTAGATATACAGTATAGTTAAAATTAgcgtatggtgcaaattattggtgATGAAGTTGAACCCGAAAAAACTGTTGATGGAGTTGAACCCTAAAAAACTGAAAgtctgattgtaagtaggtaagggttttggtggccgatgcagtaacgtcccctgactggtgaacgccagactggggttcgagtcccgatcaaacttgtTGGTTCCTTTGATtgttgtaaccttaccatccttatgagctaaggatgggggttttgggtaagcctataggtctatctgatgagtcaccagcagccattgcctggccctccttggtcctagcttgggtggaaaggggctttgacgctgatcatgtgtatatatggtcagtctctatggtattgtcctgcttgatagggcaatgtcattgccccttgtctctgcctttaaacctttaagtggtggctcctcaacatccagctatttatattaatatatctcTTTAACTATGTATAACCCATTTAATTCTCTGTCTGTTACTTGATTGCAAATTCATTTTAGAGATGcacattttgtatttttcttcagtTTTACAAAAAATTGCTATAttcagaaaatatttttagaattttgGTGATGAATCAATCCTGCAAAAagattaaatctttcattctacattgttttgagtattgttctcttgtttggtcttcagctgctgactcctcTTGATTTGTTAGAGAAAAACTTGTCTTGTATTAAATTCCTCATCCCTAATCAGAATATTATTCACTAGGaacgttgttcagttagttctttgtgcatattgCGTAAGGATTTCAAtgattctgaccatactttacattcagattttcccagactgtactatccttTAAGCAGTAGTAGGTATGCACTTAACTCTATCAGTCTccccttcatcatgaggctcattaccaAACAGTATTTGAACTCACTCTGCCTCTGTATTTTAGACCCAAAGTgaaattcttttaatgataagtACTTCTGTGTAGCCAAGGATTCGAGCTTATGCACTGATTCATGATAAAGGTACCCATTTTTTTACTTAATGAATATCATCAGAAATTATGCTAATAGTCTTTAGtctgttaaaatttataattatattgttTTCTGTCGCAAAGATTAAAAACCGTATTCAGGCGCATATAGCTTTCGTTGTTGTTTCATGAGAAAATTTTATTCGATTTTTCATTTGTAGATATTTCTAACGTAAAATATTGCTGAATAGTACTATTTCCGTATTGACCATtactcatcataataataaaatcattcaaATGAATGTTAGTCAAGACAGGCTTACGAGCAGTTCTATAAATAATATTATAGTAGCAGGATATGATAATGTTAAGGAATCGTTGATA
Above is a window of Palaemon carinicauda isolate YSFRI2023 chromosome 30, ASM3689809v2, whole genome shotgun sequence DNA encoding:
- the LOC137623012 gene encoding pro-resilin-like isoform X4 produces the protein MHSKVILVVLGLAALAAADSFERYSYSPPRPRYSSGSSESYESSEAQYNFNWAVNHAPSRNDFGHQEARDGDDTQGSYFVQLPDGRLQKVAFHVDGDDGYIAEVTYQGEARFPDSDESFESRESGRYAAPRRSYYN
- the LOC137623012 gene encoding pro-resilin-like isoform X2, translated to MHSKVILVVLGLAALAAADSFERYSYSPPRPRVRYSSGSSESYESSEAQYNFNWAVNHAPSRNDFGHQEARDGDDTQGSYFVQLPDGRLQKVAFHVDGDDGYIAEVTYQGEARFPDSDESFESRESGRYAAPRRSYYN